From a region of the Oryza sativa Japonica Group chromosome 6, ASM3414082v1 genome:
- the LOC4341982 gene encoding probable serine/threonine-protein kinase PBL17, which produces MHRWFIASCGDIRAAAARSSRRRGGDAIAPKSAPPSPSPPPRLRKTVSETAAVMLAVPKDVEEFRTMPAYGTNLELFTYDQLRAATADFSPEQIVGEGGFGVVYKGLIHGAVVAVKQLNPLGHQGDREWLTEVSYLGQYNHPNLVELIGYCCEDDHRLLVYEYMANGSLENHLFRRSCNLSWTTRMKIALDVARGLAFLHGGDRPIIYRDFKTSNILLDTDMKAKLSDFGLAKEGPRGGKTHVSTRVMGTYGYAAPEYVATGHLTAMSDVYGFGVVLLEMLVGRRALEPPAAGCSKCNLVDWARPILIRPKKLERIVDRRMALPAPAADYGGGVDAAVERVARLAYDCLSQNPKVRPTMGRVVHVLEAVLADHHHHAGAAAAAARPAAAAAAATATAGRLYV; this is translated from the exons ATGCACCGGTGGTTCATTGCCAGCTGCGGAGACAtacgtgcggcggcggcgcgctcatcccgccgccgaggag GCGATGCGATTGCGCCCaagtcggcgccgccgtcgccgtcgccgccgccgaggctgaGGAAGACGGtgtcggagacggcggcggtgatgctGGCCGTGCCCAAGGACGTGGAGGAGTTCCGGACCATGCCGGCGTACGGGACCAACCTCGAGCTGTTCACCTACGACCAGCTcagggccgccaccgccgacttcAGCCCCGAACAGATCGTCGGCGAGGGCGGCTTCGGCGTCGTCTACAAGGGCCTCATCcatggcgccgtcgtcgccgtcaagcAGCTCAACCCCTTAGGCCACCAGGGCGACAGGGAATGGCTG ACGGAAGTGAGCTACCTGGGGCAGTACAACCATCCGAATCTGGTGGAGCTCATCGGCTACTGCTGCGAGGACGATCACCGGCTGCTGGTCTACGAGTACATGGCCAATGGCAGCCTCGAGAACCACCTCTTCCGAC GTTCATGCAACCTCTCATGGACGACCCGGATGAAGATCGCCTTGGACGTGGCGAGGGGCCTCGCCTtcctccacggcggcgaccggccgatCATCTACCGCGACTTCAAGACCTCCAACATTTTGCTTGACACA GATATGAAGGCGAAGCTGTCGGATTTCGGGCTGGCGAAGGAGGGGCCGCGGGGAGGGAAGACGCACGTGTCGACGAGGGTGATGGGGACGTACGGCTACGCGGCGCCGGAGTACGTCGCCACGGGCCACCTCACCGCGATGAGCGACGTCTACGGCTTCGGCGTCGTCCTGCTCGAGATgctcgtcggccgccgcgcgctcgagccgccggccgccggctgcAGCAAGTGCAACCTCGTCGACTGGGCCCGCCCCATCCTCATCCGGCCCAAGAAGCTGGAGAGGATCGTCGACCGCCGGATggcgctgccggcgccggcggcggactacggcggcggcgtcgacgccgccgtcgagcggGTGGCGCGCCTCGCCTACGACTGCCTCAGCCAGAACCCCAAGGTCAGGCCCACCATGGGCAGGGTCGTGCACGTCCTCGAGGCCGTCCtcgccgaccaccaccaccacgccggtgctgctgccgccgctgcacggccggcagccgccgccgccgccgccaccgccaccgccggccggttatatgtatag
- the LOC4341980 gene encoding protein APEM9 has protein sequence MGTSAQEPNLWKQIDDAEHYLVSGLFEQAVSTALSVSSQVHSAAMENSCDHDELLEMLELAGMVLVQALKELKRTSEMFIQLKTIYGSVASIPLKIFITGATMHMAGGSGSDLRPIFDEYLAKWRYTDDQVYVLDEGKNSSSNGLVVTSVMSPEQYFEVAELYTVTFLSVVSHETATAISWTEKAELTEQDRQDLLRKLHALQSAANKKSTNQGAKLSESAERNLSTSQNGSISPAHEDATKSSAPTHNGNIQGLRKALPKSIQPSFQRVTNQFDPLFWWFHSFRIKFGKVHVVLPSGKVMFLFSLLFSTLYILRRKGAALKRTAFQQISSLRRGFLDALQLAFSTQINPLAAVQQVPQAPRASW, from the exons ATGGGGACCTCTGCGCAGGAGCCAAATCTCTGGAAGCAAATCGACGACGCCGAGCA CTATCTGGTCAGCGGATTGTTCGAGCAGGCCGTATCCACTGCCTTATCTGTATCCAGTCAAGTACATTCGGCTGCCATGGAGAATTCATGCGACCATGATGAGCTTCTGGAAATGCTTGAATTAGCTGGGATGGTACTTGTTCAGGCGCTTAAAGAACTTAAGAG GACATCTGAGATGTTTATCCAGCTCAAGACAATCTACGGTTCAGTGGCATCAATaccattgaaaattttcattacAGG GGCTACGATGCACATGGCAGGAGGATCTGGATCTGATCTTAGACCAATCTTCGATGAATACCTTGCTAAATGGAGATATACTGATGATCAAGTTTATGTTTTAGATGAAGGAAAGAACAGCTCCTCAAATGGGTTGGTTGTTACATCGGTTATGTCACCTGAACAATATTTTGAGGTGGCAGAGTTGTACACGGTAACATTCCTTAGTGTTGTCTCCCATGAGACTGCAACTGCTATCTCATGGACTGAAAAGGCTGAGTTGACTGAACAAGATCGGCAG GACCTATTGAGAAAACTTCATGCGTTACAATCTGCAGCTAATAAGAAGTCCACCAATCAGGGTGCAAAACTATCAGAATCAGCAGAAAGAAACCTTTCCACTTCTCAGAATGGCTCAATATCACCAGCACATGAGGATGCTACTAAAAGCTCAGCACCTACGCACAATGGGAATATACAGGGACTTAGAAAGGCTTTGCCGAAATCCATTCAACCTTCTTTTCAACGCGTCACAAATCAATTTGATCCATTGTTCTGGTGGTTTCATTCATTTCGCATAAAATTTGGAAAGGTGCATGTGGTTCTACCAAGTGGTAAAGTGATGTTTCTATTTTCACTGCTGTTCTCGACATTATACATCCTTAGGAGGAAAGGTGCTGCGTTGAAGAG GACTGCATTCCAACAAATTTCATCTCTGCGACGGGGCTTCCTTGATGCCCTGCAACTCGCCTTCTCCACCCAGATAAATCCACTCGCAGCTGTTCAACAGGTGCCACAAGCCCCGCGTGCTAGCTGGTGA
- the LOC4341978 gene encoding auxin response factor 19, whose amino-acid sequence MMKQAQQQPPPPPASSAATTTTAMAAAAAAAVVGSGCEGEKTKAPAINSELWHACAGPLVSLPPAGSLVVYFPQGHSEQVAASMQKDVDAHVPSYPNLPSKLICLLHNVTLHADPETDEVYAQMTLQPVTSYGKEALQLSELALKQARPQTEFFCKTLTASDTSTHGGFSVPRRAAEKIFPPLDFSMQPPAQELQARDLHDNVWTFRHIYRGQPKRHLLTTGWSLFVSGKRLFAGDSVIFVRDEKQQLLLGIRRANRQPTNISSSVLSSDSMHIGILAAAAHAAANNSPFTIFYNPRASPTEFVIPFAKYQKAVYGNQISLGMRFRMMFETEELGTRRYMGTITGISDLDPVRWKNSQWRNLQVGWDESAAGERRNRVSIWEIEPVAAPFFICPPPFFGAKRPRQLDDESSEMENLLKRAMPWLGEEICIKDPQTQNTIMPGLSLVQWMNMNMQQSSSFANTAMQSEYLRSLSNPNMQNLGAADLSRQLCLQNQLLQQNNIQFNTPKLSQQMQPVNELAKAGIPLNQLGVSTKPQEQIHDASNLQRQQPSMNHMLPLSQAQTNLGQAQVLVQNQMQQQHASSTQGQQPATSQPLLLPQQQQQQQQQQQQQQQQQQQQKLLQQQQQQLLLQQQQQLSKMPAQLSSLANQQFQLTDQQLQLQLLQKLQQQQQSLLSQPAVTLAQLPLIQEQQKLLLDMQQQLSNSQTLSQQQMMPQQSTKVPSQNTPLPLPVQQEPQQKLLQKQAMLADTSEAAVPPTTSVNVISTTGSPLMTTGATHSVLTEEIPSCSTSPSTANGNHLLQPILGRNKHCSMINTEKVPQSAAPMSVPSSLEAVTATPRMMKDSPKLNHNVKQSVVASKLANAGTGSQNYVNNPPPTDYLETASSATSVWLSQNDGLLHQNFPMSNFNQPQMFKDAPPDAEIHAANTSNNALFGINGDGPLGFPIGLGTDDFLSNGIDAAKYENHISTEIDNSYRIPKDAQQEISSSMVSQSFGASDMAFNSIDSTINDGGFLNRSSWPPAAPLKRMRTFTKVYKRGAVGRSIDMSQFSGYDELKHALARMFSIEGQLEERQRIGWKLVYKDHEDDILLLGDDPWEEFVGCVKCIRILSPQEVQQMSLEGCDLGNNIPPNQACSSSDGGNAWRARCDQNSGNPSNGSYEQFE is encoded by the exons AAGGATGTTGATGCACATGTTCCAAGCTACCCAAATCTGCCTTCAAAGTTGATTTGCCTTCTGCATAACGTCACTTTACAT GCGGACCCAGAAACAGATGAAGTGTATGCACAAATGACTCTTCAGCCAGTTACTTCA TATGGGAAGGAGGCCCTGCAGTTATCAGAGCTTGCACTCAAACAAGCGAGACCACAGACAGAATTCTTTTGCAAGACACTGACTGCAAGTGATACAAGTACTCATGGAGGCTTCTCTGTGCCTCGTCGAGCTGCAGAAAAGATATTTCCTCCACTG GACTTCTCAATGCAACCACCTGCACAAGAACTACAGGCCAGGGATTTGCATGATAATGTGTGGACATTCCGTCACATATATCGGG GTCAGCCAAAAAGGCATCTGCTTACCACTGGCTGGAGTCTATTTGTAAGCGGCAAGAGGTTATTTGCTGGAGATTCTGTCATTTTTGTCAG ggaTGAAAAGCAGCAACTTCTATTAGGAATCAGGCGTGCTAACCGACAGCCAACTAACATATCATCATCTGTCCTTTCAAGTGACAGCATGCACATAGGGATTCTTGCTGCTGCAGCCCATGCTGCTGCCAACAATAGCCCATTTACCATCTTTTATAACCCTAG GGCCAGTCCTACTGAATTTGTTATCCCATTTGCTAAGTATCAGAAGGCAGTCTATGGTAATCAAATATCTTTAGGGATGCGCTTTCGCATGATGTTTGAGACTGAGGAATTAGGAACACGAAG ATACATGGGAACAATAACTGGCATAAGTGATCTAGATCCAGTAAGATGGAAAAACTCGCAGTGGCGCAACTTACAG GTTGGTTGGGATGAATCCGCAGCCGGTGAAAGGCGAAATAGGGTTTCTATCTGGGAGATTGAACCGGTCGCTGCTCCATTTTTCATATGTCCTCCACCATTTTTTGGTGCGAAGCGGCCCAGGCAATTAG ATGACGAGTCCTCGGAAATGGAGAATCTCTTAAAGAGGGCTATGCCTTGGCTTGGTGAGGAAATATGCATAAAGGATCCTCAGACTCAGAACACCATAATGCCTGGGCTGAGCTTGGTTCAGTGGATGAACATGAACATGCAACAGAGCTCCTCATTTGCGAATACAGCCATGCAGTCTGAGTACCTTCGATCATTGAGCAACCCCAACATGCAAAATCTTGGTGCCGCCGATCTCTCTAGGCAATTATGCCTGCAGAACCAGCTTCTTCAACAGAACAATATACAGTTTAATACTCCCAAACTTTCTCAGCAAATGCAGCCAGTCAATGAGTTAGCAAAGGCAGGCATTCCGTTGAATCAGCTTGGTGTGAGCACCAAACCTCAGGAACAGATTCATGATGCTAGCAACCTTCAGAGGCAACAACCTTCCATGAACCATATGCTTCCTTTGAGCCAAGCTCAAACCAATCTTGGCCAAGCTCAGGTCCTTGTCCAAAATCAAATGCAACAGCAACATGCATCTTCAACTCAAGGTCAACAACCAGCTACCAGCCAGCCCTTGCTTCTGccccagcagcagcaacagcagcagcagcagcagcaacaacaacaacaacagcaacaacaacaaaaattgctacaacagcagcagcaacagcttttGCTCCAGCAACAGCAGCAATTGAGTAAGATGCCTGCACAGTTGTCAAGTCTGGCGAATCAGCAGTTTCAGCTAACTGATCAACAGCTTCAGCTGCAACTGTTACAAAAACtacagcaacaacagcagtcATTGCTTTCACAACCTGCAGTCACCCTTGCACAATTACCTCTGATCCAAGAACAGCAGAAGTTACTTCTGGATATGCAACAGCAGCTGTCAAACTCCCAAACACTTTCCCAACAACAAATGATGCCTCAACAAAGTACCAAGGTTCCATCACAGAACACACCATTGCCACTGCCTGTGCAACAAGAGCCACAACAGAAGCTTCTACAGAAGCAAGCGATGCTAGCAGACACTTCAGAAGCTGCCGTTCCGCCGACCACATCAGTCAATGTCATTTCAACAACTGGAAGCCCTTTGATGACAACTGGTGCTACTCATTCTGTACTTACAGAAGAAATCCCTTCTTGTTCAACATCACCATCCACAGCTAATGGCAATCACCTTCTACAACCAATACTTGGTAGGAACAAACATTGTAGCATGATCAACACAGAAAAGGTTCCTCAGTCTGCTGCTCCTATGTCAGTTCCAAGCTCCCTTGAAGCTGTCACAGCAACCCCGAGAATGATGAAGGATTCACCAAAGTTGAACCATAATGTTAAACAAAGTGTAGTGGCTTCAAAATTAGCAAATGCTGGGACTGGTTCTCAAAATTATGTGAACAATCCACCTCCAACGGACTATCTGGAAACTGCTTCTTCCGCAACTTCAGTGTGGCTTTCCCAGAATGATGGACTTCTACATCAAAATTTCCCTATGTCCAACTTCAACCAGCCACAGATGTTCAAAGATGCTCCTCCTGATGCTGAAATTCATGCTGCTAATACAAGTAACAATGCATTGTTTGGAATCAATGGTGATGGTCCGCTGGGCTTCCCTATAGGACTAGGAACAGATGATTTCCTGTCGAATGGAATTGATGCTGCCAAGTACGAGAACCATATCTCAACAGAAATTGATAATAGCTACAGAATTCCGAAGGATGCCCAGCAAGAAATATCATCCTCAATGGTTTCACAGTCATTTGGTGCATCAGATATGGCATTTAATTCAATTGATTCCACGATCAACGATGGTGGCTTTTTGAACCGGAGTTCTTGGCCTCCTGCCGCTCCCTTAAAGAGGATGAGGACATTCACCAAG GTATATAAGCGAGGAGCTGTAGGCCGGTCCATTGACATGAGTCAGTTCTCTGGATATGATGAATTAAAGCATGCTCTGGCACGGATGTTCAGTATAGAGGGGCAACTTGAGGAACGGCAGAGAATTGGTTGGAAGCTCGTTTACAAGGATCATGAAGATGACATCCTACTTCTTGGCGACGACCCATGGGA GGAATTTGTCGGTTGCGTGAAATGCATTAGGATCCTTTCACCTCAAGAAGTTCAGCAGATGAGCTTGGAGGGTTGTGATCTCGGGAACAACATTCCCCCGAATCAGGCCTGCAGCAGCTCAGACGGAGGGAATGCATGGAGGGCTCGCTGCGATCAGAACTCCGGTAACCCTTCCAATGGTTCATATGAACAATTCGAATGA
- the LOC4341979 gene encoding AIG2-like protein D: protein MAPPPAAAAAVDGVGVGVGAHSVFVYGSLMQDEVVRTIIKRVPPSSPALLPNYHRFNIKGRIYPAILPVQSKKVAGKVITGVTDAELQILDEFEDVEYVRTRVEISLTDTSETMLADTYVWADAEDPNLYGEWDFEEWKRLHMKDFLAMTHGFMDGLEQPESKSRVETYQSFMQEIQQPGTTTTTTQVEI, encoded by the exons atggcgccgccacccgccgccgccgccgccgtggacggAGTCGGGGTCGGGGTCGGGGCGCACAGCGTGTTCGTGTACGGGAGCCTGATGCAGGACGAGGTGGTGCGCACCATCATCAAGCGCGTCCcgccctcctccccggcgctcCTCCCCAACTA CCACAGGTTCAACATCAAGGGTAGGATTTATCCTGCAATCCTACCTGTTCAAAGCAAGAAAGTTGCTGGCAAG GTCATCACCGGTGTTACTGATGCAGAGCTCCAGATTCTggatgaatttgaagatgtggAGTACGTGAGGACAAGAGTTGAGATATCATTAACT GATACTTCAGAGACAATGCTTGCTGACACCTATGTATGGGCTGATGCAGAGGATCCAAATCTTTATGGTGAATGGGATTTTGAG GAATGGAAGAGGTTGCACATGAAAGATTTCCTTGCGATGACCCACGGGTTCATGGATGGCCTCGAACAGCCTGAATCCAAGTCCAGGGTTGAAACCTACCAATCATTCATGCAGGAAATCCAACAGcctgggacgacgacgacgacgacccagGTTGAGATTTGA